From the Orcinus orca chromosome 7, mOrcOrc1.1, whole genome shotgun sequence genome, the window tggtcatctttatgtcttctttggaaaaatgtctattcaggtcttctgctcattttttaatcaggttgtttgtttttttgatgttgagttgtatgagctgtttatgctcttgggtatatatctgaaggaaaagaaaacactaatttgaaaagatacatgcaccccagtgttcacagcagcattatttacaatagccaagatagggaagcaaCTTAAGGtacatcaacagacgaatggataaagaagatgtggtacatctatacaatggaatgttagtcataaaaaagaatgaaattttgccatttgccacAATGCAGATAGACCTGGAGggtactatgcttagtgaaataagtcagatagagaaaggcaaatactgtatgttttcacttacatgtggaatctaaaaaataaaataaataaatgaatataacaaaacagaaacagactcacggatatagaaaacaaactagtggttaccaatgagGACAGGGATGAGGTGAGGGGCAAGATGGGGTagagaattaagaggtacaaaccattatgaataaaataaataagatataaggatgtattgtacaacacagagaatatatCTGATACAttataacaactttaaatggagtttattctataaaaaattgaatcactatattatatacctgaaactaatattatattgtaaatcaactatactttaataaaaataaaaagcagtgatgggaattttccttttttttcatagAGGTTCTTTATAATGTCCACAATAGAAACTTCAGCTATTTTCCAAAGAACTGAAACTAAActtaattcagtgttttttttttttctcctaaacagGTCTCTTTGTACACTCCTACTATCAAAGAGAATATGtcacatttgaagaaaaaaattaacagataaaattaattggtatatttaactAAATAGTTCATCCAACATAACACATTTGTATAAGAATAATTCATGTAACAATAAATTATGTCAAAACAGAAAATATCCTTAATTATTCCTCATATGAACTTAAGAAACACTTTGTGTGGGACTATATATTAGGTACTGGGCTAAGAGTGCTAATCCCCTATAAGATAGGTATTAATATTCCCATTATGCAAATGAAGAACAGAAGTTCAGGGAAGTTTAAAAATTtgcccagagcacagaagctagTAATTAGCAAGGCgaaaatttgaacccaggtctcactGCAATTCCTACCCATCACCCTGTTTCACCTCATATAGGTATTGGGAAAGCCCCAAAGTATCGTAAGCGCTGCCAAAGGACCAACCAAGACATTTAAAACAGGTGTGGCAGCTGTGAATATTGGAAAAACTTTAGCTGTCTGTAAACACAATCAGAAATTTTCATGTTTAGTCAGTCAATTAACAGAGTTATACCCACTTCACTATGTAAGTTAAAATCTGTTTGCCATAAACAAATAGACCCCCTTAAGGATATTAAGGATTTTCTGACCTTccccattaggaaaaaaaaaaaaaaaagcttgtgctAGGGTTGTGTGGTATGGAGGAAAGAAGACAGCCTTTGGAGACAGACAGAAATGGTTCTAGATTCTATTCtgacacttactagctatgtagGTGCATGACACATcctaagactcagtttcctcatctataaaacagataataataTCTTCTTCACTGAgttatggtgaggattaaatgaataaaatgctgACAAATAACAGatgtttaaatattatttcttttcatcataGTGTCTTTCACTTAAATACcttagaattaataaataagaagatatgtatatatttggtcAATACATAGtactaaataaaaagtaaatctatCATAGGACAACCCTTCTTTCTAGAATACATATGTACATTAAGCTCAAATATTCCTTTATGTATGATTTACTATGTGACTATGTCCTGTTTATTAGGGATCGTTTATCATAAGGTCTATAGTTCTTCAAAACATATACTTCTCCTGAAGTGTTTTAGTCACTATGAAACATATTTATCCTCTTGCAACTTCAATCTGTTTAATTAGATTACTTTTGTATTATCATCACTACAACTGCatacatattaaaaggataaccACTCTCtaagacaattttgaaaataacTACTTCAGGAACTTTGCAGTGCACTTTTATCCCAGTAAAATGCAATAAGGAAAATGTTCAAATAGGAGAATATGTAATAACTTACATAGAGCTCAGGGTGAAGAACCTGGAAAAAAGTACTTGAACTTTGATCTCTCATTTGCCCATTCTTTAGATAAAATACTTGCTCCCTTTTGGACTTGGAAAATGTAAACAAGTATCCATATAAGGGTTAAAAGTCGTTTAACTTTCAAAGTGTGCCTAAATGCAGCCAGTTCAGACTTGTTTTTGATAAAAGTATATGTGTTGTCACAAGGTTCTTCTAACGTTTCAACTCTATTCTTGAATTGCTATcttgtaaaacaaaaatgttctggTAGCAAAGATTACTCTGAATGGTGgatcaagagaagaaaaaggagacattataaAAGGAGAAGCAATGTTTAAATGAACTAATAAAGAGTTGCAAGTAAGTGTCATTTGGGGAGAAAAGGTAAAACTCCGTGGTCTTTTGTCTTGGCTGAAAGAAATATCAGATAAATTTACTTctcaatcacaataaaattagACTCTGTAATTTGTATACCTATGTcactgtttttaaagtttttaattactATGTCAACAGCCTTAATGCAAACATGACTTTAATATAACGCTCTGAACTTGGGGGAAAAATATACATTGATTGATCAATCAACAGATATAGACAGAAAATGATATAATCTTGGTGAACATACCAAATGATGATATAAgaagttatttttgaaaatttcattaaaaaattatatggaagTATACACTAAACTGTTCACAGTGGGCACTGAGGATTTGGGGAGTGGGGTAGGAAGAGGGGacttaaacaatttaaaattctgtgctttttctttttttaaaatagaagcacATTATGTTTATAATTCAGACAAACTTTAAGAGtggtttttaattaaattgtCATTATCCTTTAACCCAACTGTATAAACAACACATGGAATAAGGAACTATGGGGCAGAATTCTCACTGACATCAATATGGCAGGTAATAAATGCATAGGTTATTTGACCTTAAATGATCTCCAATAAAAGATGCCTAATCGCTTAATGTTTTTCaccataaatgtttgctgagttctctcttgttctctgtacTCCGTCACTTTTGTATATACACCTCCTTTTATCTACACTTTTTCAAATACCATTTTCTTCCTCACAAACTATTCTCTtagagaaaaactttaaaaaatggcagCCCATGGGTGGCTTATAGGTAGACCACAGATGTATTTGGTTTGACTAGAAAAATGTtttcagcatttttaaattagttgCCAGTTTTGTGTGACGCCAATTTTGTCACACAAAATTCCAGATTCCCAGCTTCTCTTGAAAGATAAAAGATATGACAAGATAGACCCACATTCCGAGTTGCTTAGCTGTTCCTTTGGCCTGGGTGTGTGCTCTCCAGCTCGCATACCCTGTGACCTCCCCAACAGCACGTCCAGGGATTTGGCTCACCTCTTGCATTGTTATTATGTCTTATGGTGAACAGGAAAATTATTTCTTACTTatacccttctttttcttttatttttttaagttggggGGTGGGCAATGAAAGAAACATCAAGGAAGCCAGATGTTTCAAGGGAAGATAAAATGGGAGAAGGCATATTTCTTTATGGAAATGAATacagctttagggcttccctggtggcacagtggttaagaatccacctgccaatgcaggggacgcgggtttgagctctggtccgggaagatcccacatgccgcggagcaactaagcccgtgagccacaaccactgagcctgcactctagagcccgcgagccacaactgctgagcctgcgtgccacaattactgaagcccacgtggctagagcccgtgctccgcaacaagagaagccaccttaatgagaggcctgtgcaccacaacgaagagtagcccccgctcactgcaactaaaaagaaaggtcacatgcagcaacgaagacccaacacagccaaaaaattaattaattaattattttttaaaaaaaatgaatacagctTTTCCTGTGCAGACAAAGGATGTCTATGTGGAAAGAATCAACTTTAATAACCACAAGAAACCTGCACAGGAATAGAGAAGAACAcgaaaaaatgtaataatttgtttttaagtgggaaaaaataaGTGATACTTTTGTGAAATGCAATTACACATTAAATGAAAGACTTTTCCTACATCTATTCACTTCACTCATTTGTTTTACCTATTGACCCTGTAGGTATTTGAGTTTGTTTCCCCATTTAGAAACACACCCAGACAGACGCACATCATCTACTCAGCCCTACGATGCCCTGGGGCAGTACACAGCAAAGGCTGTCCAGTCCAGCAGTGATtttccccccatccccctcctcctcctgctctgaACTGCACTTTGCAAAGATAAGGGAGAGCCTGTAAAAATTTCTATTAACTAActccattttccttccttccacacagGGCCTCTCTCAGTAGCCCCCCAGTTTGGCAAAACATCCACATTAAGAGCTGAGACCCTCCTTTGCTAAGATGGTTCTACTCATTTTACAAGGTCACAGGCCTTCAATTATAGCTGCAAACACTCAGGGCAGATCTCCAACCCTAGCTCGACCCCTGTGGGAGGAAGCGGATGACCTGTTCAGGACAGCAGCCAGACCTAACAGAGGCACCTACTGTCTGCTCAAAAGTCAGCAGCAGATAAGTAGCTACAGGGTGATGCCAGAAGTTCTCAAGCTCCCACATTtggggggaaagaaaaggagCCTCTGATCAACCGTGTTTGAGTCAAATCTGCATCCCCAAGACCAATCAGTTTGGGACACAGATCAAGtgttcagcaaacatttgctgAACACAGAATGTGGCTCTACTCTTTCTGGCCGATCATGAGGAACCTATCTTTAACTCCCTGTCATTAGTTAGATCCAACTTCTAGTAATACTACAACTTTGTCTTATAGCCCACAAAGTGCTTCTACAAGAATTATCTCACTTGACTCAATCAGGGAAGTTGGGAGGTAGGTAGGGTTGGTTTTATAATATCATCTCCAATTTACAGAAGAGAAGACAACTCAAGAGAGCTTAAAGTGACCTCTTCAAAGTCAAAGAATGAGTCCTGGGCCTCGTGCTTACTATACTTTTATCCAATCCACCATAAACTAGACATATAAGCAGGGAGACAAATCTAAAACTGTGAATTATTATGAAACTGTAGGCCTTTAGAGAGAAACAGATGTTACCCAAAACAGATGTTCTGTAACAAAAGCCATATTAAACAAATGGGGAATGcaattaaggaaaaagaaatcaagattttttaaaatgtttttatacagaaatattttacaaagatttTACAACATAGCAAATCATTATGTCATActatagaaaggagaaaaagattaaACCTCAAGGATAAAGAAAGTGCTCAGAGCAACATATTGCCGTCTCCATGAAAGTGCATGAACAGTTAAGGCAAAGTACCCCACTGGTACTGGCATGTTGCAAAATGACTTGTAAAACAGTTTTtacttgtaaaatatatatacaaaagggtttttttttcctccatttttctcaAAGATGTTTGAAAGGGATACATTTATGAACAGTCTTGCTCTACAACTAGGTAAAAATAACTCCTGGGTACAAAAGAGTAAAAGTAAAAATGCTCTACCAAGCATGTTAAAAGTAAGTCAAatgatttataaaacaaaaccttTCCAAGTTTGGGCTTGCTTTCTACATTTAACTTGCCAGGCTGAAGGCTAATTCCCTCATATTCCACGACAGAGATCATTAAGGATAGCAACGTGAGTTAAATCCAGAACTTGCCCTTTGTGTGACTTTTAACTTCTAGTTTCTATGGCCGAACCACTGGCATGTTTGAAGTCCTCATgcattcactgtgttataaatcTACTCTAGAGCTTTGCTTCTATCTTCAGCTTACACAATAGCCATTTTATGAAGTGTTACATATGCTTAATACAATATTTTGCCCTAGctgataagaaaaatacaaaggtgGTCTCTAAAGTTTAACCATAAACCCTATTAGAGTATTCTagttaagtatttcatttttccaCATAGAGGTAAATCCCTTAACATCAATCGGATCAATAAGGATAACACTGGTTATCAAATTTTAATCTTCAAACTTGGAAgagaatttgtttttataatataactgagaataagatttttttaaaaagtaaattagctAGACTTGAACAAGAGTGTTAGGGAAAACTGACATACCTGAATTCTAGTACAGATAATAAAAATCTGCCAAAGAATAACTTAATTCACATGACTAATCactcttttatataaaattttacctACTCATGAGAAATAGGGAAAATCAGTGTTACTATTTTAGTCTCCATATTTAAACTgagttttcctttctctattttttttccaccCTTAAATATAAGGGAAATTAACCAGCTCATTTCTGCTGGCTCAAGTTTCCTAACTAGCTTTTAGCCCTCAAGGTATAGCTGTGGTAAAACCAGAGAGAGACACCGAGCCATTTATTGGAATTCTGAAGTACAAAATAGGCACATGTGCTCTACATAACCTAGTAACAGGGATAGCAACAGTTAAACTGTCTTACACATCCGATGTATTAGTTTGATTTGCATCTGTAACTTCTTTATCACTATGACCACAGACAAAAAGTTGGGAGCCCAGAGATTTCTGGGCAAATCGGAAATACATGATGTGGCCCATTGCCACAAAAGAGACTGAAATCAATACGAGCAAGCCAAAAGCTTCAGGATTTGGAGCCAGGATGACCATGATGAAATGCAGAAGATCAAGAAGATAGTTCATGGAGTTCTGTACACCATTTATAATGCCTCTCTCAGATTCGACTACATTTTCTTGCAGCAACTGTGTCACAGTTAAATCAAAGGACCAAAGACCTATAATAAAAGATAGTTTTTAGAGACTTAATTTTAACTTATAGCTGTACATTTCAGATTTACAGATTAAAAATCTGTTGACGTGCAAAATACATACTTAACCCTATTACCTTCAAGTCACCATATGTATATTTATCATAGCCTAGCCTTagagaattatttttcattaataaataCTGAGTTAAATTGTTTCAAGAAATTGTTTTTACAGCCACAAGACAAAAATAAGTCTAATCTACAAACTTCTtaattctgtttttctgtgaTTATTCATACTGTGAAAGCAAAACTCTGAAATCAGAGACATAATAAATCCTATTAAAATTactagtatttttaaagtttaaaatgagtAGACCTAATATATTGTTATCGTTGAAGTGTAAGGAAACTTTAAACCATTAATACATTTACTGTTTGGGTTCTAAAGCCCCTACAATAAAGCTGTCTTGCTTAAATATTAATGTCTTTGATAAATTAATGAACTGCTTTGTATCACAGGATAAATATGGTTTCATTTCAAGAACGATTTCAGGCAGAGATAATTCATCAGTACTCTATTAATGATTCCTTAAATTTTACTTTGTAAGAGGTCTTTACATTATGTTTCCTTCCAGAGCTATAAAATCCATTTGTTTGGCAAAGTACACAATAAACAAATGTCAGCTAGAGAAGAcctttgaaggattttttttccctaactactgtcttattttttttttaatttaaacccCAACCCCTTTTTTTTTACCTTGTCCCATtgacatatttgttaaattacaGTCCTTTTGGTAAAGTTATAGCAATATAAAGACTCTAAATTACTAAAAGTATAATTATTATTGATaatatcttttgaaaaattaagtAAACTACATTAAAAGAGTAAGATATCCATTTAGTAAAAGTTTTCAAGGCCTAACCATGTTTTAAgaaggtatacacacacacaaatatagatttttttaactataaaataaaaatttcataataAGTGACTGGATTATACATAAGGATAAATAGTGGATCTTGCTTAAATTAACATTCAGGGAATATTTTAGACCACTTACTGTTGAATTATCTGAAACCACACTGCAAAAAGACACTTTAGTTCATTAATATACAAAAAGAGATTTCTTACCGATTCTAGCAGCAATGACGCCTGCGAACAGCAGACTGACAGAGATTATAGGCACAGATTTAGGACTCATCTCTGGGACAATGTTAGCAGGATCAGATCCGTTTGACATGTGCATATCAGTTGTAGAGATGATTTCAGATATTTTTGTAGGTGTAATTGAAAGTGGTTCTGTTTGAATGAACCTAGAACGGATATCttcaaaaggagaaacagacaagtcCAAGGGGCTTCCAGGCATGAACACGGAGATCACACACAAGATCAAACAGGAAAGCTGTGCAAATCCTGAGATCAGACCAGTCCGAACCAGGCCATATCTGTGACGTAGCCATGTAAAAGCCACAGTTCCCATTATTCCAGTTACGGCTGACGCTCCCATCAAAATACTGAGGATGGACCCGCTCAGCCCCTGAGTGTAGGCGTACCCTGTAGTGATGCAATCAAAGCCCAGGACAGTCATATAGAGGAAAGCAAGACCCATGCCTGCCAGGAACACCGGCTGGTTGTAATAGGAGACCCATCCATCTCGGAAGGTGCGGAAGGGCTCAGCCATCTGGGAGGCACAACTTAGCTCTTGCTCATGTTCAAGTTCATGGATGTCAGGGTCTTTCTCACCCATTAGATGAGTTCCCTCCAGGGATTTTGGCTCAGTTTCTGTTAATAAAAGACATTATTATttgagggaggggacatgggggaaAAAGCCAACTATCttagtattttttcttctcccctctccctcacccgTGGAGGGTATCACCCTTGGATACCCTTGGCTACtacaatataaaatgtattttcttttactcATCTAAGAATTCCAGCCGAGGAACAATCTCCAAGTATTTgtgttaaagaaacaaaatactaTTGAtacttctcccctcctctcttcccctctctctcagAAATTATAATCCCACCAAAGTAAACAGCAGGAAAACAGATCAGATAACATATAATAATTGTCTGGGGAAACACAGAATCTTATTTTCTGGGACCCTTTTAAGATTACATTTGTTCAGAAGACcaacttcctcttcttttcttgaaAAATGCCCACCTCATGTCCTCACTCCCTTCCACTGTCTTACAAATGGCGTGTTAACTCCCTTCTTTATAGACTCCTAGGAAttctcttgttctctttctccCACTGTTCTTCCCATTCCTATGGCTCAATTTTGCCCAGCCCTCCCTCAATGAATTGCCCCTCTGTGTCTGCTGTTCCTGTTAAGGAAAAGGGTCAGGGGTCCCATTCCAACTCCCTGAGGTTCAACCCAGAGTTGCTCCTTGGACCGTCAAGAGCCTGGGTTCTGACTTACTACCACATTGATATATTTAACCTCATGCAGGCCTTCAGTGGCAACTAAACGTGatataaattcaaaatgattTCGGCCTTAACCAATGTTTAAGGtctgaaaataagaataaagggATTAAACATTTTGTTGAGTTTACCTTTGTATACATTCAGCTGTTTCAACTCAGTTTCCTCTTTAGGAGCAGCTTTCACAGCTAGAGCAGGGGTTTTCTGATAAACTTTCCAGAGCAGAAAGTACTCCACACACATGGATACCAAATTCCATCCCGAAATGAAACCACAGCCAATGACTGGGGAGCCAAATGTCATAATCTGGCCTACAGCCATGGGGGCCAAGATGTTGGTTAACTGGTCAATCCTTCGTATTGTAGCATTCATATCTACCGAGGTAGGCGAAAGAGGCAGATAAGTGTGCAAATCTATCAAAGAGAGACTGCCCACTTACATAATACAACTCATAAACTAAGAGTAGAGACTCCTAAGATGTAAACTTCTAAAAGCATTCTGCAAGCAAACCATTTTGTTAGAAAATCATTTGTTGCTTGGATCAAGTCATTAAATTTGCCTCAAAAATCGTCATTCCCTTGGGATTATATAAATGTGCCTGACATCAGCTTTTAAGAAATGAATTCGATAGTAACtctacattcatttatttcaacaagcatttattaaatgcctattaTGAGCTAGGCACCATTC encodes:
- the SLC40A1 gene encoding solute carrier family 40 member 1 → MTRAREQNRLGRCCGSLANYLISAKFLLYLGHSLSTWGDRMWHFAVSVFLVELYGNSLLLTAVYGLVVAGSVLVLGAIIGDWVDKNARLKVAQTSLVIQNVSVILCGIILMMVFLHKKDLLTMYHGWVLTSCYILIITIANIANLASTATAITIQRDWIVVVAGNDRSKLADMNATIRRIDQLTNILAPMAVGQIMTFGSPVIGCGFISGWNLVSMCVEYFLLWKVYQKTPALAVKAAPKEETELKQLNVYKETEPKSLEGTHLMGEKDPDIHELEHEQELSCASQMAEPFRTFRDGWVSYYNQPVFLAGMGLAFLYMTVLGFDCITTGYAYTQGLSGSILSILMGASAVTGIMGTVAFTWLRHRYGLVRTGLISGFAQLSCLILCVISVFMPGSPLDLSVSPFEDIRSRFIQTEPLSITPTKISEIISTTDMHMSNGSDPANIVPEMSPKSVPIISVSLLFAGVIAARIGLWSFDLTVTQLLQENVVESERGIINGVQNSMNYLLDLLHFIMVILAPNPEAFGLLVLISVSFVAMGHIMYFRFAQKSLGSQLFVCGHSDKEVTDANQTNTSDV